TCCGGTTTCATCCTACCGATGAAGAACTCATCGTTTACTACCTCAAAAACCAAACCATGTCTAGACCATGCCCTGTCTCGATCATACCAGAAGTCGATATCTACAAGTTCGACCCATGGCAGTTACCCGGTTCGATCCGCTTATTAATTTCTCATGTTAATATTATGGGTTTGCCGTTGATGTTAACTGTCTTACTTGCTTTCCGTtgtaaaacagagaaaacagaGTTTGGAGAAAATGAGTGGTATTTCTTCAGCCCAAGAGACCGGAAGTATCCAAACGGAGTCCGTCCGAACCGGGCAGCTGTTTCCGGTTATTGGAAAGCGACCGGTACAGACAAAGCCATTTACAGCGGTTCAAGTAACGTAGGCGTCAAGAAAGCTCTCGTCTTCTACAAAGGCCGACCTCCCAAGGGGATCAAAACTGACTGGATCATGCACGAGTACCGTCTCAACGATTCACGTAAAGCATCAACCAAACGTAGCGGTTCTATGAGGGTAAAGCAGAGAAAATAAAATCATGTGTTTATTTTATAAGATAATTTGttaaatgttatattatgtttttgtgCAGTTGGATGAATGGGTACTATGTAGGATATACAAGAAGAGAGGAGCAGGGAAGCTTCTAGATGAGAAAGAGGGTTACATGGATGAAGTACAAATCGATGAGACGTTAACAGTTGTTACGAACGAAGCAAAGCCAAGAAATGAGGAAGAGATAACGATGATGACGTCGACGAAACTTCCGAGGACGTGCTCGCTTGCTCATTTGCTAGAAATGGATTACATGGGACCCATCTCACACATTTTAACACCGTTCGATCTTCATAGTCCTGATCCGAACATTGTGAACGAGTCCGGTTGGTTCGGTGATCTACAGATTAGCCAAGACGAGATCATGAACCATCATCGTCAGGCTAGTATGTTTCAGTTTTAGTGATGGATTGgaataaagaagaaagaaatgaacATGGAAGATTGTAAAATATTAACTAGTAAAGAACCAAATTGtgattctttatattttcttgcgTATGAATGTGAAACGAAAAGatatgtttaattaatattaagctGCTTCAGCATGTTCAAACGTAGTCATGGAGTTTATTTACGTTATACTAACcaataaacaaattaaacttTTGGTACTAGTATGGTTGTTTCTTaagaaatataacaaaa
This Brassica napus cultivar Da-Ae chromosome C6, Da-Ae, whole genome shotgun sequence DNA region includes the following protein-coding sequences:
- the LOC106402938 gene encoding NAC transcription factor 29, yielding MDMNPNTTLPPGFRFHPTDEELIVYYLKNQTMSRPCPVSIIPEVDIYKFDPWQLPEKTEFGENEWYFFSPRDRKYPNGVRPNRAAVSGYWKATGTDKAIYSGSSNVGVKKALVFYKGRPPKGIKTDWIMHEYRLNDSRKASTKRSGSMRLDEWVLCRIYKKRGAGKLLDEKEGYMDEVQIDETLTVVTNEAKPRNEEEITMMTSTKLPRTCSLAHLLEMDYMGPISHILTPFDLHSPDPNIVNESGWFGDLQISQDEIMNHHRQASMFQF